DNA sequence from the Janibacter sp. CX7 genome:
GACGTCGCCGCCGAGCAGAAGCGGCTCAAGAAGTCCTGACCCGCAGGACTCGGGTCAGGCGGTGACCGAGGCGCGCTCGATGGCGGCGGGGCCCGCCGCGGCCACGAGGCCGGCGTCGAGCGTGCCGAAGCTGTCTCCCTTCGCCCCGCCGAGCCGCGACTCGACGAAGGCCTCGGCCAGCTCGGCGGGCGAGTGCTGCACCACGAGGCTGCCCTGGAGGGTCAGGGCCAGCCGCTCGACGAGCCGGCGGGCGCCCGTGGCGGCCTCGACCCCGTCGAGCGCGGCGAGCCCGGCGCAGTCGCGCTCCACCTCGTCGAGCGCGGTGTCGAGCGTCGTGAGCCGGCCCCGGGCGACCGAGGCCTCCTTGAGCAGCGCCATGAGCGACGCCGGCTCGCGGCCGATCGCGCGCAGCACGTCGAGCGCGTTGACATTGCCCGAGCCCTCCCAGATGGAGTTGAGCGGCGCCTGCCGGTACAGCCGGGCCATGCCGTTCTCCTCGACGTAGCCGTTGCCCCCGAGGCACTCCAGCGCCTCCGCGACGAAGGGGGAGGTCCGCTTGCAGACCCAGTACTTGCCGACGGCGACGCCGAGGCGGGTCAGCTCGGTCTCGCCCTCGTCGACGGCGTGGGCCAGCCGCATCCCGAGGAGGGTCGCGGCCTCCGACTCGAGAGCGAGGTCGGTGAGCACGTTGCGCATCAGCGGCTGGTCGACGAGCAGCGCGCCGAAGGCCCGACGGTGGCGGGTGTGGTGGACCGCCCGCGTCAGGGCCGTGCGCATCGTGCCGGCGGAGCCGAGCACGCAGTCGAGGCGGGTCGCCGAGACCATGTCGATGATCGTGCGGACCCCGCGCCCCTCCTCGCCGACGAGCGCGCCCCAGGTGCCGTCGAGCTCGATCTCGGAGGAGGCATTGGACCGGTCGCCGAGCTTGTCCTTGAGCCGCTGCAGGGCGAAGGGGTTGCGCGTCCCGTCCTCGAGCACCCGGGGGACGAGGAAGCAGCTCGGCGCGGCCTCGGGCGAGGTCTTGGCCAGGACGAGGAAGACATCGCTCATCGGGGCGGAGCAGAACCACTTGTGCCCGGTGAGTCGGTAGGTCTCGCCGGTGAGCGGGCCGCCGGGGGTGCGCACGGCGAGGGTGGAGTTGGCCCGCACGTCGGACCCGCCCTGCTTCTCGGTCATCCCCATGCCGGCGATCGCCCCGGCCTTGGTCCCGACCTCGCGCAGCCCGAAGTCGTAGTCGCGGGAGGCGAGCTTGGGCGTCCACCGCTCGGCGAGCTCGGGGGAGTGGCGAAGGGCGGGGACGGCCGCGTTGGTCATGGTGATCGGGCAGATGTGCCCCGGCTCGACCTGGCTCCACGTGTGGAAGCCGGCGGCGCGGGTGACGTGGGCCCCGCTGCCCTGCGGTCGGGTCCACGGCACGGCGGTCAGGCCCGCGGCGGTCGCGTGGCCCATGAGCGCGTGCCATGCGGGGTCGAACTCGACCTCGTCGATGCGGTGGCCCCAGCGGTCGTGGGTCACGAGGCGGGGGATGTTGCGCTGGGCCCGGTCGGCGAGCTCGGCGGCCTCGGGGGACCCGGCGAGCCGACCGAGCGCGGACAGGTCCCTCGTGGCCCCGGCGAGGTGCTCCGTGGGAACCCACCGCTCGACACCTTGTGCGACAACGGGATCGCTCGCGAAGACGTCGTGACCCCCGTAGGGCGGGACCTGGTTGGTGACCTCGTGCGTCGGCATGACCGCACGATACGGCCAGCGACGGACAGGGATCCCGGCAGCGTTCACCCTCGGTTTGGAATCTGGCCTCGCTCTGGGCTACTCTCGCTCAGCGCGGTCAGCAGAGATGCCGACAGCGAGTGCGGATGTAGCTCAGTTGGTAGAGCGCAACCTTGCCAAGGTTGAGGTCGCCGGTTCGAGCCCGGTCATCCGCTCTGATGGCGCCACTCCGGTGGCGCCGTCCCCGGGCGATTGGCGCAGCGGTAGCGCGCTTCCTTGACACGGAAGAGGTCACTGGTTCAAACCCAGTATCGCCCACCGAGAGTCCCTGTCCGCTGGCGCGGCCAGGGACTTTGTGTTTCCAAAAGCATGGCGAGGGCCCCGGACTGCGTGAGCGGTCCGGGGCCTTCGTCGTGCTCGGACGTGGGCCTCGGGAGGGGGCCGGCGCCGGTGGCGGCGCGCCGTCCGGGCCGGGTTGGGAGTCTCGGGGGCCATGGGTTAATGTTTCTCCTCGTGCCCCGCGTTACAACGCGACCTGGCGGGGCGTGCGGATGTAGCTCAGTTGGTAGAGCGCAACCTTGCCAAGGTTGAGGTCGCCGGTTCGAGCCCGGTCATCCGCTCAGAAGGTTGAAGACCACCTTCGGTGGTGGAGTGGCCGAGAGGCGAGGCAACGGCCTGCAAAGCCGTCTACACGGGTTCAAATCCCGTCTCCACCTCGACCATGCAGACACCTGCATGACCCCGGGCGATTGGCGCAGCGGTAGCGCGCTTCCTTGACACGGAAGAGGTCACTGGTTCAAACCCAGTATCGCCCACCAGGGACTTTGTGTTTCCCAGAAGCCGTCCCTGTCCGCTGGTGCGGCAGGGACTTCGTATTTCTAGAAGCAGATTCTTCCCACGTCAGCCAGACAGGCCCCGATCCGTCCGCGGACCGGGGCCGTTGTCGTGCTCCAGCGTCCCGTGCGCACCCTCGCTCCGCAAAGATCGTCGTGGGGACCGACCGATCGGCGGGCTGCACCGTGATGTCTGGTGAGAGCAACCGGAGAAGGGGAGAGCATGAAGGACACCGAGGTGGACGCCTTCAGGGAGTTCGCCGGTGCGGCCATCCCGCAGCTGCACCGCATCGCCCTCGCGGCCTGCGGCGACCGCCACGACGCCGACGACCTGGTCCAGACCACGCTGGAGAAGATGTGCGGCGCCTGGAGCCGGATCGAGCGCCGCGACGAGCCGCCCATGGCCTACGCCCGCACCGTGCTCGTGCGGGCCTTCATCGACAGCGGTCGACGGGCCTGGCGCCGGTCTGAGCGCTCCTTCGAGATCCTGCCCGAGACCGCCTTCGCCGAGCGCGGCTACGGCCAGGTCGACGACACCCCCGGCCTCTACGCGGCCCTGAGCACGCTCACCGCCCGACAGCGTCTCGTCGTCGTCCTGCGCCACGTCGAGGGTCTGCCGGTCGCCGAGGTCGCGCGCGTCCTCGGGTCGAGCGAGAGCAACGTCAAGTCGGCATCGGCCGAGGGGCTGGCCCGGTTGCGCCGGGCCCTCGCGAGTCCCGCCGACGCCCCCACACCCACCCACCCGGCAGCACGCCGGGTCTTCACCCAAGGAGCCCAGCGATGACCCGCACCGTCCTGCAGCCGTCCGACGAGGAGCTCGCTGCCCGCCTGCTCGCCGAGCTCAACGCGATGCCGCCGAGCATCGATGTCGAGGCCACGGTGACCGGCGCGCGACGGCACCGCCGACGTGCCGTCGTCGCGACCGCGGGAACGGTGGCCGGTGGCGTCGCCATCGTCGCCGGCGTCGTGGGGCTGGGCCTGGCCAACATGCCGCGGTCCGACTGGCCTGTCGCCCCCGCCGCGCCCGCCACCATGAGCGGGTGCACGCTGGCCCCGGCCACCTGCGACCCCGACGTCATCGACGCCTGGGTCGACGAAAAGGTCGTCGGCGGCACGACGACGGTGCACATCGGTGAGTACGGGCCGTCGCCGACGGGCGACGGCGAGGGCACGACGATGGGCGCCTACGAGTCGCTCGTCACCGTCTACCGCGACCGCTCGGGGTCCAAGCCCCCCGAGATCGTCGGCGAGATCACCGTCTCGGTCAGCACGAACGTGCAGGCGGACCGCCTCGTGGCGCTCAACAAGAACGAGGGCACGCTGACCGAGCGCGAGTCGACGTGGCAGGTCGGCGATGAGGAGGTCACGGCCCGCGTCCTCGACATCGACCGCGGCCTGCAGACCGAGGGTGACATCGACCAGCTGTGGATCGTCGAGGAGGACCAGTCGCACGGTGCCCTGATCGTGTGGGCGTCGAGCTTCAAGGGCGCGGGCCGGTTCGTGCCCAGTGACGGCAGCGGTCCGGGCGTCACCGATGCCTCGGTCCAGGACCTCATCACCCGACTGCTCACCGAGCCGCCGGAGCAGGGCTGACCCATGGGTCGCATCCTGCCGCGACGTCCCGTCCGGTGGCAGGATGCGACCCATGGGCCTCAAGGACAGCCAGCTCTCCGACGGCGAGGAGATCCGCCTCGAGATGCACACGCACTGGAAGGCGCTGATCCAGCCGCTGCTGACCCTCGTCGTCCTCGTCGCGGTCGTCGTCGCCGCAGCGATGCTCACGCGGGACTCCGACCAGGCTGGCTGGATCACGCTCGTCGTGGGGGTCGTCGCGTTCCTGCTCGCCGTCGTCGGGGTGCTCCTACCGCTGTGGCGCTGGCGGTCGACCCACTACGTCTTCACCAACCGCAGGGTGAGCCACCGTTACGGCCTGCTCACCAAGCACGGTCGCGACATCCCGATCTACCGGATCAACGACGTCGCCGTCGAGAAGGGCCTGCTCGACCGGATGCTCGGCTGCGGCACCCTGATCATCTCCGACGCGACGGACAAGGCCGGCATGGAGCTGACCGACGTGCCGCACGTCGAGCAGGTCCAGGTCGAGCTGCAGAACCTGCTCTTCGCCGCCGACGACGGCAGCGACGACGGGGAGTGGCCGCCCACGGAGCCGCGCCGCCGGCGGTGACCGGCTCCGGCGTCCGGAGCCGGCCGGCAAGACCTACTCGGTGATCCCGAACCGCGCGTGGAGGCGCTTCATCCACCGCGGCGCCCACCAGTTCCACTCGCCGAGGACCGACATGGTCGCCGGGACGAGCAGCATGCGCACGAGGGTCGCGTCGATGACGATCGCCAGCACGAGGGCGACGCCGGTCTCCTTGACGGCCAGGACCCGCGCCAGGACGAAGCCTCCGAAGACGATGCACATGAGCAGCGCGGCGCTCGTGATGATCTTGCCCGAGCGCTGCAGGCCGAGCCGGACCGCCTCGTTGGTCGAGTGGCCGCGCTCGTGCAGCTCGACGATGCGCGAGAGCAGGAAGACCTCGTAGTCCATCGACAGCCCGAACCCGAAGGCGAGGACGAGCACCGGGATCGAGACCTCGACCGCCCCGACCGAGTCGTAGCCCAGCAGCCCCTCGAGGTGGCCGTCCTGGAAGACCCAGACGAGCACGCCGAGCGATGCGCCCAGCGAGACGATGTTCATCAGCAGCGCCTTGATCGGGACGACGACCGAGCCGGTCATGAGGAAGAGCAGGACGAAGGTCGCGAGCACGACCGTGCCGATGGCCAGCGGTGCCGTGTCGGCGATCGAGCCGGTGAAGTCGGCGAGGTCGGCTGCCTGGCCGCCGACCTTGGCGTCGAAGGGGGGACGCTCCTCGTGCAGGTGCGTCACCAGGTCGCGCGTGCCGGGCCCGAGCGGACCGTCGGACGTGCGCAGGTCGACGCTGCGGACCGTCTGCCCGTCGAGCGTGCCGATGGTGACCACCTCGGCGGACTCGACACCGGGGAGGTCGCGGGCATCCCCCTTCGCCCAGTCCTTGACCTCGTCCGCCTCCGCCGTGGTCACGACCTGCAGGTCCGGGGAGGCGAGGAGGGGGTAGTCGCGTCCGAGGTCCTCGAAGAAGGTGCGCTGCTCGTTGTCGGCCGGGAGCAGCTCGACACCCGAGGAGGTGACCTCCATGCGGGTGGCGGGCAGGGCCATGGCGACGAGTGCGGCGAGGACGAGACCGACGACGAGCCACGGGGCGCGCTGCACACCGCCGGCGAGCGAGGCGAAGACGCCGGTGTCGGAGGTGCGGTCGGTGCGGCCACGCAGCAGGCGGCGGGCCGACAGGGCACAGATCGCGGGCACGAGGGTGACGGCCACCAGCAGGCAGAGGACGACGACCGAGACGCCCGCGGCGCCTGCCGCCTGCATGAAGACGGTGGGGAAGAAGAGCAGACCGGACAGCGCGATGGCCACGGTGACCGCTGAGAAGACGACCGTGCGTCCGGCGCGGTCCACGGTGCGCCCGGTGGCCTCGACCACGAGCTCGCGCGCGTCCGCGCCGAGCGGTTGGCCGTCGAGGAGGTCGCGCATCTCCTCGCGAAACCGGGAGACGACGAGCAGCCCGTAGTCGATGCACAGGCCCAGCCCCAGCACGCTCACGATGTTGACGACGGTCGCGTCGAGGTCGATGAGGTGGGAGAAGCCCCACAACGAGGCGAGGGCGCCCCCGATCGAGGCGATGGCTCCGGCGATCGGGATGCCCGCGGCGAGGAAGCCACCGAAGACGAGGACCATGACGATGAAGGAGATCGGCAGGGCCATGCCCTCGCCGACCTTCATGTCGGTCCCGACCTGGCCGACGACCTCGTCGACGAGGTCGGCGACGCTCCCGCGCTGGCTGCTCGTGCCCTGGGAGCCGAGGACGACCTGGTCGAGCTGGACGTCGACGTCGCGTCGCACCTTCGCCAGCTCGTCGTCGTTCAGGGTGCTGTCGTACTCGACGACGGTGAGGAACCCGTAGCGGCGGTCTCCGGGCTCGTCGACGACGAGCGGCTCGGCACGGGGGTTCTTGACGCCGCCGTCGAGGACGAGCGGGTTGACGACCGAGGCGACCCCGTCCATTTCGTGGATCCGGCGGAGGGGCTCGGCGACGCCACGGCGGACGAAGGGGTCGGTGGCCGGCGACCCCGAGACCATGAGGGTGTCGCTGGCCAGCTCGCTACCGCCGGAGTCCGTGATGAGGTCCCGGGCTTCTTGGGCCTCGCCGGGTGTGGTCATCTCGCCGCTGTGCAGCCGGTCGAAGAGACCTTCGCCGGTGACCCCGCCGAGCGCGAGCGCGAAGAAGGCCGCGACGAGTGCGACCCAGGCCCCGACGATCGCCCACGGGTGCCTGGCCGTGCCGGAGCCGAGTCGGTGCAGGAGGGTGCGGCGGTCTCGGCTGGTCACCGGGTCAGCCTGCCACCCGGGCGAGCCCCGGGCGTCCCGGCGGCCGGCCTTGCTCACGATGTGGCGCGGATCCGTTGCGGCACAAGCGGATTCGCGACGCCGAGGGAGGTCCAGATCACACCGGGAGCGGTCGCGAGACCTGCGCTCCGCTGCGACGCTTGCACCGCACCTCACCGACCCCAGGAGGCCTGCATGATCCCCTGCACGCTGGCCGACCAGGAGCTGCGAGGCGGTGACGTCACCCGCTGGGAGCTCGACGTCACGACGCTCGCACGCTGGAGCGAGCAACCCACCGACCCGCGTCCCGCGAGCTTCGACCAGCAGGGCCGACTGCGCGAGGACCCGGACGGCACGGCCCCCTGGTCGGCGTGGATCGGGTTCTCGGTGCTGCTCCCGGACGCGACGCCGGAGAGCGTGCGCGCCACCCTGACCGCTTGGGTGCGACAGCACGAGTCACTGCGCAGCCGTCTCACCCTCGACGACGGCAGCATCCGTCGGCGGACCCTGCCGGCCGACGCCGTCGACGTCACCGCGACCGCGCTCGGCGACCACGACGAGGAGGCACTGCGCGCGCTCCTCGTCGACGAGTTCCACACCCGGTGCCGCCCGAGCGCGGCGCCGGCCTTCGCCATCTTCACCGTCGAGGTCGACGGCGGCCACGTCCTGCACGGCGCCTTCGACCACATCACCTTCGACGGGTTGTCGGCCTACGCCGCGGTCGGCGCCCTGGCCGGACTGCACACCGCGATCGTCGCCGACCTGCACGAGCCGCACACCTCCCCGAGCCACGTCGAGACGACGATGCTCGAGCGTGCCGTCGGTGACGGGCTGGGCGACGACGACGCGCGCCTGCGACCGTGGCGGGACTTCCTCGCCGGGGGGTCGGTGCCGGGTGCCCCCGCTGCGTCCGGGATCGACCCCGAGGGCCGCTACGAGCACGACCTCGTGCGCCACGACATCTGCGACGGCGACGTCGCTGCCACCCTCGACCTGCTCTACGCCGCCGAGGGCATCCCGACCGGCATGCTCTGGACCGCGCTGCTCATGCAGGCGATGGGCGACGAGGTGCACGTGATGGTCTCCACCCACGGGCGGCCCTCCGCCTTGTGGACCGAGTCGGTCGGGTGGTTCGCGGGGGTCGCCCCCTTCGGCCTGAGGATGCCGTCGGGCGCCTCCTCCCGCGACTGGGTCCTTGCCGCCGTCGACAGGTGGCGCGCGTCCGCGCCGGCCGCAGCGCTCCCGCTCGGCCTCGTCCACAGGGTGCTCGACGTGCCGGTCGCCCCCCAGGTCGTGCTGTCGACGATCGACGGGTCACGGGTCGAGGGGCACGAGTGGTGGCGACCGCTCGAGGCGGGGATCCTGCTCGGCGACGTCCCGCCGAGCAGCCAGACCCATCTGTGGCTGACGATCCTGCCCGAGGGCGTCAGCCTCGTCACCCGGCTGCCGCTCGCCCCGGGCAGCCGCGACTGGCTCGACGGCGTCGCCGCACGCCTCGCCCGGCTCGTCGAGGTCGAGACATCCGCCCCCTTCGTCCACCAGGAGCTGTCCGCATGATCAAGATGCAGCGCATCACCGACCGCGAGACGGTCGGCGGCGAGTACCTCTCCTTCGTGCCGACCGCCGGGATGGAGCGTGCGATCGCCACGGCGACGCCGGGGGACCGGCAGCCCTCGTACATGCAGGCGGCGCACCTCGACCTGCGCTCCGACACGAGCGAGACCGGCGAGCAGGACGACATCTGGCTCGGCTTCACCTACCGGATCCCCGGGCGCCTCGACGCCGACGCCCTCGCGCGCACGATCACGCGGTGGGTGCGTCGGCACGGCGTCATGCGCGGGTGGTTCACCCGGGACGAGCAGCGCCCGACCGGCTGGGCCCGGGTCGACCTCGCGCCGGAGGACATCGCCTTCGAGCCCCGGAGCGAAGGGAGTGTGGCCGCGGCGGACGTCAATGCGCGGGTGAGCGACGACTTCCGGGCCGGCTGCAACCCGCTGGGCCGCATCGGCTACTGCTTCCGGGCCGTCGTCGCCGAGGACGAGACGGTCCTCTACCTCGGGCTCGACCACAGCTACACCGACGGGTTCTCCTTCTTCCTCGTCTTCTTCGAGCTCGACGCGATCTACCGCGAGGAGACCGGGGGAGAGGCGATCGAGCTGCCGCCGGTCGGTGACTTCATGGACTTCGCGCAGGCCGAGCGCGAGCGCACCGCCGACATCGACCTGACCCACCCCGCGCTCGCGGCCTGGGCCGGCTTCTGGTTCGCCGGCGACGAGGAGCTGGGCCGCTTCCCGCTGCCCCTGGGCACGACTGCGGACCAGCCCGTGGAGCTCGAGCGCTACCACGAGCCGCTGCTCACCGGGGAGGAGGCCGAGGCCCTCGACCTCGTCGCCGAGCGGCTCGGCGCGCGCACCACCCAGCTCGTCTACGCCGCGGTCGGGGTGGCCGCGCGCGAGCTGGGCGGGGCGCAGAGCCTGCGCTTCCTCAACCCCGTGCACACCCGCGACGCCCCGGAGTGGCTGCTCGCCGCCGGGTGGTTCATCAACGTCATGCCGGTGCACGTCGACGTGGCCGAGGGAGACCTCGTCGAGGTGGCCGGACGCGTCCGGCAGTCCTTCCGTGAGGCGCGCGGGGCGTCCGCGCTGCCGGCGCGGAAGGTCTACGACGTCGTCGAGCAGACCCTCGGCACAAAGCTCTCGCAGGTCGGGGAGCGCTTCATGCTGTCGTACATGGACCTGCGTCACCTGCCCGGCGCGGCGACGTGGGGCGACGCCGACGCGGTGCTCGTCTCGCGCGGGGGCCGGGACAGCAATGTCACCGCCTGGGTCATGCGGGAGGCGTCGGCGATGCACGTGCTCGCCCTGCTGCCCGGTACGCCCGAGGCCGAGGAGAGCGTGCAGCGCCTCTTCGCCCGGGCCGGCGAGCATCTGCGCGCCCTGCTCTGACGACCTCCACGGGGGCCGAGCCCAGCAGGTGTTGTCAGCGGGGGAGCGGGTAGTGCCCGTGCATGAACACACACGTCTTCGTCCTCGGCCTGACCGACCGACAGCGGGAGGAGCTCGACACCGTCCGGGAGGACGGGCCGCTCGAGTTCCACGGCCTGCTCGACCACGAGGCGCTCGTGGAGACGGAGGAGATCGACTTCGACGCGTTGCTGGAGCGCTCCCGCGCCGAGCTCGACGCCTTCGACGGCAGCGTCGATGCGATCGTCACCCACTGGGACTTCCCGACCTCCGTCCTCGGGCCCGTCCTGGCGACCGAGCGTGGGCTGCCCGCCCCGTCCCTCACGAGCCTGCTCAAGTGCGAGCACAAGTACTGGAGCCGACTGGAGCAGCGTCGGTGCGTCCCGGAGGTCGTGCCCGGCTTCGTCGCCTTCGACCCCTTCACCGACGACGTGGCCGAGCAGATCGACCTCGACTTCCCGTACTGGGTCAAGCCGATCAAGGGACACTCGTCCAGCCTCGGCTTCGAGATCCGCAGCGAGGAGGACCTCGAGGAGGCGCTGGAGGAGATCCGCGCCGACATCACCGACGTCGGCGACGCCTTCGAGCAGGTGCTCGGGCGCGTCGACCTGCCGCAGGAGCTGCGCGACCTCGGCGGCTCGGCCTGCCTCGCCGAGGAGATCATCCGGGGGACCCAGTTCGCCCCCGAGGGCAGCGTCTCGCGCGGGCAGTACGCCGTGCACGGCGTCGTCGACATGCACAAGAGGGACAACGGCGTGAGCATCGAGCGGATCGACTACCCGGCGGCCACCGTCCCCGACCACGTCCAGCAGCAGGCCATCGACGTGACCGGGCGGCTCCTCGAGCACATCGGCTTCGACGACGGCTGCTTCAACTCCGAGTTCATGTGGGACGAGGAGCGCGAGCAGCTGCGTCTCATCGAGGTCAACACGCGCATCTCGCAGTCGCACAGCGAGCTCTTCGCGCTCGTCGACGGTCGGTCCAACCACCAGGTCGCCGTCGACGTCGCCCTCGGTCACGCACCGCGGATGCCCGAGGGTGGCGGCGAGTACGCCGTCTCGGCCCAGTACTACATGGCGCACGACCACGACGCGATCGTGCGCTCCGTGCCCGACGAGCAGGCCCTGCGGCAGGTCAGCGAGAAGTACCCCGGGACGGTCGTCGACCTACGCCTCACCCCGGGGGACCGGCTCTCCGACCAACCGCACCAGGACTCCTACCGCTACATGCTCGCCTTCGTCTATCTCGGCGCACCCGACCGTGAGAGCCTGCAGGAGCGGATCGACGACATCGAGCAGCGACTCCGGCCTGAGCTGGAGGACTGCAACGAGAGGAGTGCATGACCGTATGAAGATCGACACCCAGGTCCCCCACGAGGTGGAGGCCGAGGAGAACGTCTTCATCCCCCTTCGCGACGGGCACCGGGTCGCCGCCCGGGTGTGGCGGCCGGTGGGAGAGGTGGGGCCGCTGCCGGCGGTCCTCGAGTACATCCCCTACCGCAAGAGGGACCTCACCCGAGGTCGCGACTCCGTCAACCATCCCTACCTCGCCGCCCACGGGTACGTCTGCCTGCGGGTGGACCTGCGGGGGAGCGGTGACTCCGACGGCGTCCTCGTCGACGAGTACCGCGAGCAGGAGCTCTCCGACGCCGAGGACGTCATCGCCTGGGCCGCGGAGCAGGACTGGTGCGACGGCAACGTCGGGATGATGGGGATCTCGTGGGGCGGGTTCAACAGCCTGCAGGTCGCCTCACGGCAGCCCCCTGCGCTCAAGGCGATCGTCAGCGCGTCGGCGACGGAGGACCTCTACGTCGACAACATGCACTACATGGGCGGCTGCCTGCTCGGCGACAACCTGTCCGAGGCGACGGTGATGCTCGCCTTCAACAGCCTGCCGCCGGACCCCGAGATCGTCGGTGACGCGTGGCGCGAGATGTGGCTCGAGCGCCTCCGGGGCAGTGGCCTGTGGCTCGATACCTGGCTGAGCCACCAGCGCCGCGACGAGTACTGGCGTCCCGCCTCGGTGAGTGAGGACTACGCCACGATCCGGTGCCCCGTCATGGCCGTCGGAGGATGGGCGGACGGCTACACCAACGCGATCTTCCGCCTCCTCGAGCACCTCGAGGTGCCCTGCCACGGGCTCATCGGCCCGTGGGGCCACAAGTACCCGCACCTGGGCGTCCCGGGTCCGGAGATCGGGTTCCTCCAAGAGCTCGTGCGGTGGTGGGACCATTGGCTCAAGGGGCGCGACACCGGTCTGGACGACGAGCCGGCGCTGCGGGCGTGGATGCAGGAGAGCGTCCCGCCGCGCGCGTCGTACGAGGAGCGGCCCGGTCGCTGGGTCGCCGAGGAGACCTGGCCGTCGCCACGGATCACCGAGTGCGAGCTGCGGCTCACCCGGGCGAGCCTCGCCCAGGGCGACCAGGGCGAAGGGGATGGCACCCCCCTCACGCTGCGGTCACCGCTGAGCGTCGGCATGTTCGCCGGGAAGTGGGCCTCGTACGCCGCCGTGCCCGACCTGCCGTACGACCAGCGCGAGGAGGACGGGGGCGCCCTCGTGTGGGAGGGGGCGCCGCTCGAGGAGGTGACCGAGGTCTTCGGACTGCCGCGACTGGACGTCTCGCTCTCGGCGGACCAACCGGTCGCCCAGATCGCGGTGCGTCTGTCCGACGTCGCGCCCACGGGTGAGGCGACGCGGATCACCTACGGGGTGCTCAACCTGACCCACCGCAGCTCGAGCAGCAGCCCCGAGCCGCTCGTGCCGGGTCAGCGCTACGACGTGCAGGTCCAGCTCAACGGCGTGGCCCACTCCTTCCCGGCCGGGCACCGGCTGCGGCTGTCGATCTCGACGTCGTACTGGCCGCTCGTGTGGCCGGCGCCGCGCTCGGCAGAGCTGACGATCCACCCGGCCGACAGCGTCCTGCGGGTGCCGATCAGGCCGCGGCAGGACGACGACGGGAGGGCATCCCCCTTCCACGAGCCGGTCATGGCGCCGGAGCTGGAGACGACTGTCCTCGAGCCGAGCGAGCACGACTGGCGGGTCACCAGGGACCTGGCCACGGACGTCTCGACGCTCGAGATCGTCAACGACCAGGGCGCCTTCCGCATCGAGGAGACCGGCACGGTCGTGCGCAGGTCGACGACGGAGTGGTACTCCTTCCGCTGGGACGACGTGACGTCCGTGCGCGGAGAGACCCGGACGGTGCGCCGTCTCGAGCGAGGGGACTGGCGCACCGAGGTCGTGACGAGCACGGTCCTGACGTGCACCGAGGACGACTTCGTCATCCGGGCCGACCTCGACGCCTACGAGCTGGACGAGGCGCGCGGCCACCGACGCGTGCACGCCGAGAGCTGGGACCGGGTCATCCCCCGGGACCTCGTCTGAGACGAAGGAACCATCATGACCTCCCTGTGGCGGGCCTCGCGCCCGCAGATCACCTCGGACGACCCGCCGGAGCGGTGCGACGACGTGGTCGTCGGCGCCGGCATCACCGGGCTCGTGACCGCGCTCCTGCTCGCCCGCGCGGGGCGCCAGGTGGTCGTCCTCGAGGCGCGCGACGTCGGGGCGGTGACGACCGGCCACAGCACCGCCAAGGTGTCCGTGCTGCAGGGCACCCGGTGGTCGCGGCTGCTGCGCGACCAGTCGGAGGAGGTCGTCGGTGCCCACGTCGAGGGCAACCGCGAGGGGCGCGACTGGCTGCTGCGCTACTGCGAGGAGCGCGATGTGCCCTACCAGGTGCGTCCTGCCGTGACCTACGCACCGGACCGTGGTCAG
Encoded proteins:
- a CDS encoding acyl-CoA dehydrogenase family protein, whose amino-acid sequence is MPTHEVTNQVPPYGGHDVFASDPVVAQGVERWVPTEHLAGATRDLSALGRLAGSPEAAELADRAQRNIPRLVTHDRWGHRIDEVEFDPAWHALMGHATAAGLTAVPWTRPQGSGAHVTRAAGFHTWSQVEPGHICPITMTNAAVPALRHSPELAERWTPKLASRDYDFGLREVGTKAGAIAGMGMTEKQGGSDVRANSTLAVRTPGGPLTGETYRLTGHKWFCSAPMSDVFLVLAKTSPEAAPSCFLVPRVLEDGTRNPFALQRLKDKLGDRSNASSEIELDGTWGALVGEEGRGVRTIIDMVSATRLDCVLGSAGTMRTALTRAVHHTRHRRAFGALLVDQPLMRNVLTDLALESEAATLLGMRLAHAVDEGETELTRLGVAVGKYWVCKRTSPFVAEALECLGGNGYVEENGMARLYRQAPLNSIWEGSGNVNALDVLRAIGREPASLMALLKEASVARGRLTTLDTALDEVERDCAGLAALDGVEAATGARRLVERLALTLQGSLVVQHSPAELAEAFVESRLGGAKGDSFGTLDAGLVAAAGPAAIERASVTA
- a CDS encoding SigE family RNA polymerase sigma factor; protein product: MKDTEVDAFREFAGAAIPQLHRIALAACGDRHDADDLVQTTLEKMCGAWSRIERRDEPPMAYARTVLVRAFIDSGRRAWRRSERSFEILPETAFAERGYGQVDDTPGLYAALSTLTARQRLVVVLRHVEGLPVAEVARVLGSSESNVKSASAEGLARLRRALASPADAPTPTHPAARRVFTQGAQR
- a CDS encoding PH domain-containing protein, whose product is MGLKDSQLSDGEEIRLEMHTHWKALIQPLLTLVVLVAVVVAAAMLTRDSDQAGWITLVVGVVAFLLAVVGVLLPLWRWRSTHYVFTNRRVSHRYGLLTKHGRDIPIYRINDVAVEKGLLDRMLGCGTLIISDATDKAGMELTDVPHVEQVQVELQNLLFAADDGSDDGEWPPTEPRRRR
- a CDS encoding MMPL family transporter; protein product: MTSRDRRTLLHRLGSGTARHPWAIVGAWVALVAAFFALALGGVTGEGLFDRLHSGEMTTPGEAQEARDLITDSGGSELASDTLMVSGSPATDPFVRRGVAEPLRRIHEMDGVASVVNPLVLDGGVKNPRAEPLVVDEPGDRRYGFLTVVEYDSTLNDDELAKVRRDVDVQLDQVVLGSQGTSSQRGSVADLVDEVVGQVGTDMKVGEGMALPISFIVMVLVFGGFLAAGIPIAGAIASIGGALASLWGFSHLIDLDATVVNIVSVLGLGLCIDYGLLVVSRFREEMRDLLDGQPLGADARELVVEATGRTVDRAGRTVVFSAVTVAIALSGLLFFPTVFMQAAGAAGVSVVVLCLLVAVTLVPAICALSARRLLRGRTDRTSDTGVFASLAGGVQRAPWLVVGLVLAALVAMALPATRMEVTSSGVELLPADNEQRTFFEDLGRDYPLLASPDLQVVTTAEADEVKDWAKGDARDLPGVESAEVVTIGTLDGQTVRSVDLRTSDGPLGPGTRDLVTHLHEERPPFDAKVGGQAADLADFTGSIADTAPLAIGTVVLATFVLLFLMTGSVVVPIKALLMNIVSLGASLGVLVWVFQDGHLEGLLGYDSVGAVEVSIPVLVLAFGFGLSMDYEVFLLSRIVELHERGHSTNEAVRLGLQRSGKIITSAALLMCIVFGGFVLARVLAVKETGVALVLAIVIDATLVRMLLVPATMSVLGEWNWWAPRWMKRLHARFGITE
- a CDS encoding condensation domain-containing protein — protein: MIPCTLADQELRGGDVTRWELDVTTLARWSEQPTDPRPASFDQQGRLREDPDGTAPWSAWIGFSVLLPDATPESVRATLTAWVRQHESLRSRLTLDDGSIRRRTLPADAVDVTATALGDHDEEALRALLVDEFHTRCRPSAAPAFAIFTVEVDGGHVLHGAFDHITFDGLSAYAAVGALAGLHTAIVADLHEPHTSPSHVETTMLERAVGDGLGDDDARLRPWRDFLAGGSVPGAPAASGIDPEGRYEHDLVRHDICDGDVAATLDLLYAAEGIPTGMLWTALLMQAMGDEVHVMVSTHGRPSALWTESVGWFAGVAPFGLRMPSGASSRDWVLAAVDRWRASAPAAALPLGLVHRVLDVPVAPQVVLSTIDGSRVEGHEWWRPLEAGILLGDVPPSSQTHLWLTILPEGVSLVTRLPLAPGSRDWLDGVAARLARLVEVETSAPFVHQELSA